The sequence TTGATGATCAGGCCCGCGCCCGGCTTGCCCTCGGGGATCTTGCACCAGGGGCCGCCGTCGAGATCCACGGCGCCGAACATGTCCTTCGCGACCTTGTAGCCCCAGTCGCGGAAGGCGCCCTCGGTGTACTTCATGATGTTGCCCTTGTGGACGATGGTCACGCTCTTGCGCTTCTGGGCGATGGCGTACTCGATGGCGCTCTTCACCAGGCGCTCCGTGCCCAGGTAGCTCACCGCCTTGAGCCCCACGCCCACTTCCACGCGCACGTCGCGGCTGGGCGCGCCCACGCCCTCGAGCTGCTTCTGCCAGGTCTTGCTCGCGTCGGCCGTGCCGAAGCGCACCTTGGCAAAGTCCTTGGGGAACTCCTTGGCCCAGAAGTCGAGCACCTTCTGCGCCTCGGGCGTGCCCGCGGCGTACTCGATGCCCGCGTAGATGTCCTCGGTGTTCTCGCGGAAGATGACCATGTCCACCGCCTCGGGCTTCTTCACCGGGCTGGGGACGCCCTTGAAGTAGCGCACCGGGCGCAGGCACACGTACAGGTCGAGCATCTGGCGCAGGGCCACGTTCAGCGAGCGGATGCCGCCACCCACGGGCGTGGTCAGCGGGCCCTTGATGCCCACCAGGTACTCGCGGAACGCCGCCACGGTCTCGTCGGGGAGCCAGTTGTTGAACTGGTTGAACGCCTTCTCGCCGGCGAAGACCTCCAGCCAGGCGATCTTCTTCTTGCCGCGGTAGGCCTTCTCCACCGCCGCGTCCATCACGCGCACGCTGGCCTTCCAGATGTCGGCGCCAGTGCCGTCGCCCTCGATGAAGGGGAGGATCGGGCGGTCGGGCACGTTCAGCTTGCCGTTGCTGATCGTGATCTTCTGACCGTCCTTGGGGATCTCGAGCTTCACCGGGGTTGCCATCACCGCTCCTTGCGCGACGCAGTTGAATAAGGGGCGCGGAATGTAACGGACGCACGTCACCCGCTCAAGGCGCGTGCGTCGACGCACCGAGTCGCAAAATCAACTCGCGAATTTCGCGGAGCAGCTACTTGCAGTCGCTCCAGCACTTCTTCCAGGCGCTGCCGACCTTGCAGTCGATCTCGGTGCAACCGTCCGCGTCGTTCTCGCCGGGGATCGAAACCAGCGCCACCCGGCCGCCCTTGCCGTCGGCCAGGTAGATCTGCACGGCCTCGGCGAAGATGCCCTCGGGCAGGTCCTTCTCGGGCTCGGCCACGTGCAGGCCCTTGATGCTGCCGTCGACGAGGAGCGCGTGGGTGAACGCCGCGTTCTTCACCTTGGCGGGCACGCCGCCCGCGAACTTGATGTCGCCCGACGAGGTGACATGCAGCTTGCCCACGCTGCCGTCGACGTCGAAGGCCTGCACCGCGCCGCCCTCCTTCGGCTCCAGGCCCTGCACGTTCTGGACGCTGCCTTCCTTGTCGATGTCGGCCACGCCCACGAACGGGCAGCCGCCGCCCTTCTTGCCGCCGCCGCCCTTGCCCGCCTTGCCGGCGGCGAGGGACAGCGACGCCACCAGGGCGGCCACGAGAACGGTACGCATCTACTTCCCCCTCGAAACGATCACTTGGGCTTGGGCGACGGCGCGGGCGTGGGAGCCGGCGTCGGTGCGGGCGCGGGTGCCGGCGCAGGCGGCGCCTTGGTGTCGGGCGGCTTGTTCGGCGGTCCCGGAGGCGTGCCCTGGATGACCTGTTCCTTCGGCGGCGCCTCGCTGGGCTTGGGCTTCTCGCCGGGCCGGCCAATCCGCGCGTCCTCGTCGTTGGCCGGGTCGAGCACCGTGAACTCCACGCGGCGGTTCTTGGCGCGGCCGAGCGCGGTGTCATTGGTGGCGATGGGCTTGTTGAAGCCGTAGCCCTCGCTCTCGAGCCGCCCCGCGTCGATTCCGTCCTTAACCAAGCGGTTAAGAACCGCCTTGGCGCGGCGCTTCGACAGATCCAGGTTCAGCTGCTCGGAGCCGCGGTTGTCGGTGTGGCCCTCCACGCGGACCTTCTTGATGGCCGGGTTGGCCTTGAGGAAGTCGGCCACCGCGTCGACGACCTTGAACGAGTCCTTCTTGATCTCGGCCTTGGCGGTCTCGAAGTTGATGCCCGCGTTGAGGTTGAGCTTCTGCTGGGTCCACTTCACTACCGGCTCTTCGACAGGGCAGCCGCCGTTCTCCACGGGGCCGGGATCGTTGGGGCACTTGTCGTCGATGTCGGGGATGCCGTCGCCGTCGGTGTCCGGGCAGCCGTCGGTGTCGGCGGGGCCGGGTTCGGTCGGGCAGCGGTCCGAGCCGTCGGGGATGCCGTCGTGGTCGGAGTCGGCCTCTTCGCGCGTGATGGGCACGGAGTAGTCGGAGTTGGGCGGCTCCCAGCCCACGCCCAGGAA is a genomic window of Deltaproteobacteria bacterium containing:
- the icd gene encoding isocitrate dehydrogenase (NADP(+)), with the protein product MATPVKLEIPKDGQKITISNGKLNVPDRPILPFIEGDGTGADIWKASVRVMDAAVEKAYRGKKKIAWLEVFAGEKAFNQFNNWLPDETVAAFREYLVGIKGPLTTPVGGGIRSLNVALRQMLDLYVCLRPVRYFKGVPSPVKKPEAVDMVIFRENTEDIYAGIEYAAGTPEAQKVLDFWAKEFPKDFAKVRFGTADASKTWQKQLEGVGAPSRDVRVEVGVGLKAVSYLGTERLVKSAIEYAIAQKRKSVTIVHKGNIMKYTEGAFRDWGYKVAKDMFGAVDLDGGPWCKIPEGKPGAGLIIKDAIADITLQQVLTRPDEFDVIATLNLNGDYLSDALAAQVGGIGIAPGGNINYVTGHAVFEATHGTAPKYANQDKVNPGSVILSGEMMFRHLGWNEAADLIIKGMDGAIAAKTVTYDFARLMKAEGLNPTELKCSQFGDAIIKHM